A region from the Beduinella massiliensis genome encodes:
- the secA gene encoding preprotein translocase subunit SecA — MAGFLKKIFGDGNSSELKRLGKIVDEIDSFEEAHKKLTDDQLREKTQEFKDRLQKGASIDDILPEAFSVVREATDRVTGKRQFRVQMLGGIVLHQGRIAEMKTGEGKTLTSTMPAYLNALTGEGVHIVTVNDYLARFQGEDMGRIHRFLGLTVGIITHDMTNEARRAAYACDITYGTNNEFGFDYLRDNMVIYKKDMVQRGHHFAIVDEVDSILIDEARTPLIISGQGEKSTDLYGRADRFVCTLQAGKEPEKEQLELMSDEEAAKMRRDYVTDEKQKTCNLSEEGVRKAEKFFDIENLSDAENNEILHHINAALRAHALMKLDVDYVVQNGQVVIVDEFTGRLMVGRRYSDGLHQAIEAKEGVKVERESKTLATITFQNYFRMYKKLSGMTGTAKTEEDEFRGIYNLDVVVVPTNMPMIREDMNDLVYKSIKGKFGAVVEEIIKRHEKGQPVLVGTVSVEKSEILSNMLRLRGIAHEVLNAKHHEKEAEIVAQAGHYGAVTIATNMAGRGTDILLGGNPEFLARRAMRQKGYEDELIEDAMGHNENVPEEVLAARTEYRALYEQFKKETDAQHDRVVAVGGLHIIGTERHESRRIDNQLRGRSGRQGDPGSSQFFLSLQDDLLRLFGSERITGMIDKLGLEEDQPIEAKMLTGQIESAQKRIEGRNYEIRKNVLQYDDVMNQQREVIYGQRRQVLMGENMRETIMKMAGQLISDAVDMHTGNGDAYVDWDLTGLADYLEKICVRPGAIETHMEQIKNFDKQALKDMLTEDAQAFYQEREQLLSEHGIDMREVERVILLSSVDRRWMDHIDAMDQLRDGIGLRAYGQKDPVVEYKFEGYEMFDEMVRLIREDTLRRLYQARVERAPERRQVAQPVEAKVAGDGPRQPQKSDKKVGRNDPCPCGSGKKYKHCCGKEA, encoded by the coding sequence ATGGCTGGGTTTCTAAAGAAAATATTTGGCGACGGGAATAGCTCTGAGCTCAAGCGTCTGGGCAAAATCGTCGACGAGATCGATTCCTTTGAGGAAGCACATAAAAAATTGACGGACGATCAGCTCCGCGAAAAAACGCAGGAATTCAAGGATCGCCTGCAAAAGGGTGCGTCGATCGACGACATCCTGCCCGAGGCGTTCTCGGTCGTCCGCGAGGCGACTGACCGCGTGACGGGCAAGCGTCAATTCCGCGTGCAGATGCTCGGCGGCATCGTGCTCCATCAGGGGCGCATCGCAGAGATGAAGACGGGCGAAGGCAAGACGCTCACGAGCACCATGCCCGCCTACCTGAATGCGCTCACAGGCGAGGGCGTGCACATCGTCACGGTCAACGACTACCTCGCGCGCTTTCAGGGCGAGGACATGGGACGCATCCATCGCTTCCTGGGGCTGACGGTGGGCATCATCACCCACGACATGACGAACGAGGCGCGCCGCGCGGCCTATGCCTGCGACATCACCTACGGCACGAATAACGAGTTCGGCTTCGACTACCTGCGCGACAACATGGTCATCTACAAGAAGGATATGGTGCAGCGCGGGCACCACTTCGCCATCGTGGACGAGGTGGACTCCATCCTCATCGACGAGGCGAGGACGCCGCTCATCATCTCCGGCCAGGGCGAGAAATCGACCGACCTGTACGGGCGGGCGGACCGCTTCGTCTGCACGCTGCAGGCGGGCAAGGAGCCGGAGAAGGAACAGCTCGAGCTGATGAGCGACGAGGAAGCGGCGAAGATGCGCCGCGACTACGTCACGGACGAAAAACAGAAGACCTGCAACCTTTCCGAGGAAGGCGTCCGCAAGGCGGAGAAATTCTTCGACATTGAAAACCTTTCCGACGCGGAGAACAACGAGATTCTGCACCACATCAACGCGGCTTTGCGCGCGCACGCGCTGATGAAGCTCGATGTAGATTACGTCGTGCAGAACGGCCAGGTCGTCATCGTCGACGAGTTTACCGGCCGCCTGATGGTCGGCCGCCGCTATTCGGACGGTCTGCATCAGGCCATCGAGGCCAAGGAGGGCGTGAAGGTCGAGCGCGAGAGCAAGACGCTCGCGACCATTACGTTCCAAAACTACTTCCGCATGTACAAAAAGCTGTCCGGCATGACCGGCACGGCCAAGACGGAAGAGGACGAATTCCGCGGCATCTACAACCTGGACGTCGTCGTCGTGCCCACCAACATGCCGATGATCCGCGAGGACATGAACGACCTGGTGTACAAGTCCATCAAGGGCAAGTTTGGCGCCGTGGTGGAGGAGATCATCAAGCGCCATGAAAAGGGGCAGCCCGTGCTGGTCGGCACGGTTTCGGTTGAAAAGAGCGAAATCCTTTCCAATATGCTGCGCCTGCGCGGCATTGCGCACGAGGTTTTGAACGCCAAGCACCACGAAAAGGAGGCGGAAATCGTCGCGCAGGCCGGTCACTACGGCGCGGTGACGATCGCCACCAACATGGCGGGCCGCGGCACGGACATCCTGCTGGGCGGCAATCCGGAGTTCCTCGCCCGCCGCGCGATGCGCCAGAAGGGCTATGAGGACGAGTTGATCGAGGACGCGATGGGGCATAATGAGAACGTGCCCGAAGAGGTCCTCGCCGCGCGCACGGAGTACCGCGCGCTCTACGAGCAGTTCAAGAAGGAAACCGACGCCCAGCACGACCGCGTTGTAGCCGTCGGCGGCCTGCACATCATCGGCACCGAGCGCCACGAGTCCCGCCGCATCGACAACCAGCTGCGCGGACGCAGCGGCCGTCAGGGCGACCCGGGTTCCTCGCAGTTCTTCCTGTCGCTGCAGGATGACCTGCTGCGCCTCTTCGGCTCCGAGCGCATCACGGGCATGATCGACAAGCTGGGCCTGGAAGAGGATCAGCCGATCGAGGCCAAGATGCTGACCGGCCAGATCGAGAGCGCGCAGAAGCGCATCGAGGGCCGCAACTACGAAATCCGCAAGAACGTCCTGCAGTATGACGACGTCATGAACCAGCAGCGCGAGGTCATCTACGGCCAGCGCCGCCAGGTGCTCATGGGCGAGAACATGCGCGAGACGATCATGAAGATGGCGGGTCAGCTCATCAGCGACGCGGTGGACATGCATACTGGCAACGGCGACGCCTACGTCGACTGGGACCTCACCGGCCTCGCGGATTACCTGGAGAAAATCTGCGTGCGTCCCGGCGCCATCGAGACGCACATGGAGCAGATCAAGAACTTCGACAAACAGGCGCTCAAGGACATGCTCACAGAGGACGCCCAGGCGTTTTATCAGGAGCGGGAGCAGCTGCTTTCGGAGCACGGCATCGACATGCGCGAGGTGGAGCGGGTCATCCTGCTCAGCTCGGTCGACCGGCGTTGGATGGATCACATCGACGCCATGGATCAGCTGCGCGATGGCATCGGCCTGCGCGCCTATGGACAGAAGGACCCGGTCGTCGAATACAAATTCGAGGGCTACGAGATGTTCGACGAGATGGTGCGCCTGATCCGCGAGGACACGCTGCGCCGCCTGTATCAGGCGAGGGTGGAGCGCGCGCCGGAGCGCCGCCAGGTCGCCCAGCCGGTGGAGGCGAAGGTGGCCGGGGATGGCCCCCGCCAGCCGCAGAAGTCGGACAAGAAGGTTGGACGCAACGACCCCTGCCCCTGCGGCAGCGGGAAGAAGTACAAACATTGCTGTGGCAAGGAAGCTTAA
- the prfB gene encoding peptide chain release factor 2 (programmed frameshift), with protein MIELEQYRVDLNRIRESIVEAGESLNLAHMENELAELHETMNEPDFWNDLERSTKVSQRVKVLEDKLSLFKKLNERAADIDTMMELAEEEGDESMVAEAGDELKELDEDVKKLQLETLLRGDYDHSNALLSLHAGAGGTEAQDWTSMLYRMYTRYCERMGFKVNVLDLLEGDEAGIKSVTFEAIGENAYGYLRAEKGVHRLVRISPFDSAARRHTSFASLDVAPEIEDDMEELDMEDVRIDTYRASGAGGQHVNRTDSAVRMTHIPTGIVVQCQNERSQVQNREVCLRMLKSKLLELHEREREEKMADIKGEMKKIEWGSQIRSYVFHPYTMVKDHRTGYEVNDVGAVMDGELGGFITAYLQMQ; from the exons ATGATCGAACTGGAACAGTACCGCGTAGACCTGAATCGCATCCGTGAGAGCATCGTTGAGGCAGGTGAGTCACTT AACTTGGCTCATATGGAAAATGAGCTGGCGGAATTGCACGAGACGATGAACGAACCGGACTTCTGGAATGACCTGGAGCGTTCCACTAAGGTCTCTCAGCGGGTGAAGGTGCTGGAGGATAAGCTCTCCCTGTTCAAAAAGCTGAACGAGCGCGCGGCGGACATCGACACGATGATGGAGCTCGCGGAGGAGGAGGGCGACGAGTCCATGGTCGCGGAGGCCGGGGATGAGCTGAAGGAGCTGGACGAGGACGTCAAGAAGCTGCAGCTGGAAACGCTGCTCCGCGGCGATTACGACCACAGCAACGCGCTGCTTTCCCTGCACGCGGGCGCAGGCGGTACGGAGGCCCAGGATTGGACCAGCATGCTGTACCGCATGTACACGCGCTACTGCGAACGCATGGGCTTTAAGGTCAACGTGCTAGACCTGCTGGAGGGAGACGAGGCGGGCATCAAGTCCGTGACGTTTGAGGCCATCGGAGAAAACGCGTACGGCTACCTGCGCGCGGAAAAGGGCGTGCACCGCCTGGTGCGCATATCGCCCTTTGACTCGGCGGCGCGCCGCCATACCTCCTTCGCCTCGCTGGACGTCGCGCCCGAGATCGAGGACGACATGGAAGAACTGGACATGGAAGACGTGCGCATCGATACCTATCGCGCCTCCGGCGCAGGCGGTCAGCACGTCAACCGCACGGACTCCGCCGTCCGCATGACGCACATCCCCACGGGCATCGTGGTTCAGTGTCAGAACGAGCGCTCGCAGGTGCAGAACCGCGAGGTTTGTCTGCGCATGCTCAAGTCCAAGCTGCTCGAACTGCACGAGCGCGAGCGCGAGGAAAAGATGGCCGACATCAAGGGCGAGATGAAGAAGATCGAGTGGGGCAGCCAAATTCGTTCCTACGTCTTCCATCCGTATACCATGGTGAAGGATCACCGGACGGGATACGAGGTCAACGACGTAGGGGCGGTCATGGACGGCGAACTTGGCGGGTTCATCACCGCTTATTTGCAGATGCAGTAA